Proteins from a genomic interval of Spea bombifrons isolate aSpeBom1 chromosome 4, aSpeBom1.2.pri, whole genome shotgun sequence:
- the MINK1 gene encoding misshapen-like kinase 1, with the protein MAADPPARSLDDIDLSALRDPAGIFELVEVVGNGTYGQVYKGRHVKTGQLAAIKVMDVTEDEEEEIKQEINMLKKYSHHRNIATYYGAFIKKSPPGNDDQLWLVMEFCGAGSVTDLVKNTKGNALKEDCIAYICREILRGLAHLHNHKVIHRDIKGQNVLLTENAEVKLVDFGVSAQLDRTVGRRNTFIGTPYWMAPEVIACDENPDATYDYRSDIWSLGITAIEMAEGAPPLCDMHPMRALFLIPRNPPPKLKSKKWSKKFIDFIETCLIKNYVNRPPTEQLLKYPFIRDQPTERQVRIQLKDHIDRSRKKRGEKDETEYEYSGSEDEEENHGEEGEPSSIMNVPGESTLRREFLRLQQENKSNSEALKQQQMGPQQRDSEAHIKQLLHERQRRIEEQKEERRRVEEQQRREREQRKQQEKEQLRRREDIRREEERRMAEREQEYKRKQLEEQRQSERLQRQLQQEHAYLKSLQQQQQQQQQQQQDKKPLYHYNHAALNPSEKPAWAREVEERSRLNKQSSPLSVTKLSSMESAGTPSQTPPSQRPPEIQEHKPLRNTPQARGALKPIPRPNSLQDPPAAPPGARQPAALAPASRGQLARQSSDPSPDQAAPPARLERGPWVKMDPEMPPPKVPQRTTSIATALNASGSGGSRPVQAVRASNPDLRRAESGWERGDSLLQSPHPNLPQAGSLERNRIAPHKLEESSIGPPGSKTPGDEHRSRPGRPASYKRAIGEDHLLVKDRPEDVPKPPKKALDYSSSSDEMDSSDDDEDEGDAERQEQSRESSSARNGRDADTDSVSTMVVHDVEELVGSTSDSSYGDGTMIVQRTPEEERNLLHTDSNGYTNLPDVVQPSHSPTDPKGQSSSPSKEGSGSDYQSRGLVKAPPKTSFTMFVDLGLYQSSGGSGDTIPVAASFVCGDAARLEQLKYEARKGSVVNVNPTNTRPHSDTPEIRKYKKRFNSEILCAALWGVNLLVGTENGLMLLDRSGQGKVYSLITRRRFQQMDVLEGLNLLITISGKRNKLRVYYLSWLRNKILHNDPEVEKKQGWSTVGDMDGCVHYKVVKYERIKFLVIALKNSVEVYAWAPKPYHKFMAFKSFTDLPHRPQLVDLTVEEGQRLKVIYGSSSGFHAVDVDSGNNYDIYIPVHIQCQINPHAIIFLPNTDGMEMLLCYEDEGVYVNTYGRIIKDVVLQWGEMPTSVAYICSNQIMGWGEKAIEIRSVETGHLDGVFMHKRAQRLKFLCERNDKVFFASVRSGGSSQVYFMTLNRSCIMNW; encoded by the exons ATGGCCGCCGACCCCCCAGCCCGGAGCCTGGACGACATCGACCTGTCTGCGCTACGG GACCCGGCTGGAATATTTGAACTGGTTGAAGTGGTTGGAAATGGGACCTACGGACAAGTGTATAAG GGTCGCCATGTCAAGACAGGCCAGCTGGCAGCTATTAAAGTCATGGACGTGACAGAG gatgaagaggaggagataAAGCAGGAGATAAACATGCTGAAGAAGTATTCCCACCATCGTAACATCGCCACCTACTACGGAGCCTTCATCAAAAAGAGCCCGCCGGGCAACGACGACCAGCTCTGG CTGGTCATGGAGTTCTGCGGGGCCGGATCGGTGACGGATCTGGTGAAAAACACCAAAGGAAACGCCCTGAAGGAGGACTGCATCGCCTATATCTGCCGCGAGATACTACGG GGCTTGGCTCATCTCCACAATCACAAAGTGATCCACAGAGATATCAAAGGGCAGAACGTCCTGCTCACCGAGAACGCCGAGGTCAAACTGG TGGATTTTGGGGTGAGCGCCCAGCTGGACCGCACGGTGGGGAGGAGGAACACGTTCATCGGCACCCCCTACTGGATGGCTCCGGAAGTAATCGCGTGTGACGAGAATCCCGATGCCACGTATGACTACAGG AGTGATATCTGGTCCCTGGGAATCACAGCCATTGAGATGGCCGAAGGAGCCCCCC CTCTCTGCGACATGCACCCGATGCGAGCGCTCTTCCTCATCCCCAGGAACCCGCCGCCAAAGCTGAAATCCAAGAAGTG GTCCAAGAAGTTCATCGACTTCATAGAAACGTGTCTGATCAAGAACTACGTGAACCGGCCGCCGACCGAGCAGCTCCTCAAATACCCCTTCATCAGAGACCAGCCCACCGAGCGGCAGGTCAGGATCCAGCTCAAAGATCACATAGACAGATCCCGGAAGAAGCGCGGAGAGAAAG ATGAGACTGAATATGAATACAGCGGCAGcgaggatgaggaagagaacCACGGAGAAGAGGGGGAGCCCAG CTCCATCATGAACGTCCCCGGGGAGTCGACGTTACGGCGCGAGTTCCTGCGGCTGCAGCAGGAGAATAAGAGCAACTCGGAGGCGCTGAAGCAGCAGCAGATGGGACCCCAGCAGCGCGACTCCGAGGCCCACATCAAGCAGCTGCTGCACGAGCGCCAGCGGCGCATAGAGGAGCAGAAGGAGGAGCGGCGGCGCGTGGAGGAG CAGCAGCGCAGGGAGCGCGAGCAGCGGAAGCAGCAGGAGAAGGAGCAGCTGAGGCGCCGGGAGGACATCCGCCGGGAGGAAGAGAGGAGGATGGCAGAGAGGGAGCAG GAATACAAGCGGAAGCAGCTGGAGGAGCAGCGTCAGTCGGAACGCCTGCAGCGGCAGCTCCAGCAGGAACATGCGTATCTCAAATCCCTCCAacaacaacagcagcagcaacagcaacaacaaCAGGACAAGAAGCCGCTGTACCACTACAACCACGCGGCCCTCAACCCCAGCGAGAAGCCCGCCTGGGCCAGAGAG GTGGAGGAGAGATCGCGGCTCAACAAGCAGAGCTCACCGCTGTCCGTCACCAAGCTGAGCTCCATGGAGTCTGCCGGGACCCCGTCGCAGACACCCCCGTCCCAGCGGCCCCCAGAGATCCAGGAGCACAAG CCTCTCCGCAACACTCCTCAGGCCCGCGGAGCCCTCAAACCCATCCCCCGACCCAATTCCCTTCAAGATCCGCCCGCCGCTCCCCCCGGCGCCCGCCAGCCGGCCGCGCTCGCTCCGGCCTCCCGGGGCCAACTGGCCCGCCAGAGCTCTGACCCCTCTCCCGACCAAGCTGCCCCTCCAGCGCGGCTAGAGCGAGGACCCTGGGTGAAAATGGACCCAGAGATGCCCCCTCCCAAG gttCCTCAAAGAACGACCTCTATCGCTACAGCGCTGAACGCCAGCGGGTCGGGGGGAAGCCGGCCGGTCCAAGCCGTGAGAGCCAG TAATCCAGACTTACGGCGAGCAGAGAGCGgatgggagaggggagattcCCTTCTGCAATCCCCTCACCCGAACCTGCCCCAGGCCGGATCCCTCGAGAGGAACCGCATAG CTCCACACAAACTGGAAGAATCGTCTATCGGTCCCCCGGGCAGTAAGACTCCAGGAGACGAGCATCGATCCCGGCCCGGACGCCCAGCG AGTTACAAAAGAGCAATAGGAGAG GACCACCTTCTGGTGAAGGATCGTCCTGAAGATGTCCCCAAGCCCCCCAAGAAGGCTCTGGATTACTCCTCCTCCAGCGATGAGATGGACAGCAGCGATGATGATGAAGATGAGGGTGACGCGGAGAGGCAGGAGCAGAGCAGGGAGAGCTCTTCTGCCAG AAATGGGCGCGATGCGGACACGGACAGCGTCAGCACCATGGTGGTCCATGACGTGGAGGAGCTGGTGGGAAGCACATCCGACAGCTCGTACGGAGACGGGACGATGATCGTACAGAGG ACCCCAGAAGAGGAGCGCAACCTGCTCCACACAGACAGCAACGGATACACCAACCTCCCCGACGTGGTGCAGCCGAGCCACTCTCCGACCGACCCCAAGGGGCAGAGCTCGTCCCCCAGCAAGGAGGGCAGCGGCTCCGAT TACCAGTCTCGGGGTCTGGTGAAAGCCCCTCCTAAGACATCCTTCACCATGTTTGTGGATCTCGGCCTGTACCAGTCGTCGGGTGGGAGCGGAGACACCATCCCCGTGGCAG ctTCCTTTGTGTGCGGGGATGCGGCCCGCTTGGAGCAGCTGAAGTACGAAGCCCGGAAGGGCTCCGTCGTCAACGTAAATCCAACCAACACGAGACCGCACAGCGACACTCCCGAGATCAGGAAGTACAAGAAGAGGTTCAACTCCGAGATACTGTGCGCTGCCCTGTGGG GCGTGAACCTGCTGGTGGGCACGGAGAACGGTCTGATGCTGCTGGATCGAAGCGGGCAGGGGAAGGTGTACAGTCTGATCACCCGCCGGCGCTTCCAGCAGATGGACGTCCTGGAAGGGCTTAACCTGCTCATCACCATCAGCG GTAAGCGAAACAAACTGCGGGTTTATTACCTCTCCTGGCTCCGAAACAAAATCCTCCACAATGACCCCGAGGTGGAGAAGAAGCAGGGCTGGAGCACGGTAGGCGACATGGATGGATGTGTCCACTACAAAGTAG TGAAGTACGAGCGCATCAAGTTCCTGGTGATTGCACTGAAGAACTCGGTGGAGGTTTACGCCTGGGCCCCCAAACCCTACCACAAGTTCATGGCCTTCAAG TCTTTTACAGATCTTCCTCATCGGCCTCAGCTTGTTGACTTGACGGTGGAGGAGGGTCAGAGGTTAAAGGTCATCTACGGTTCCTCGTCTGGCTTCCACGCCGTGGATGTGGACTCCGGAAATAACTACGACATTTACATCCCAGTCCAT ATTCAGTGTCAGATAAACCCGCACGCCATTATCTTCCTGCCAAACACGGACGGCATGGAGATGCTGCTCTGCTACGAGGACGAGGGGGTCTACGTCAACACGTACGGGAGGATCATCAAGGACGTGGTGCTGCAGTGGGGGGAGATGCCGACCTCCGTGG CCTACATCTGCTCCAACCAGATCATGGGCTGGGGCGAGAAGGCCATCGAGATCCGCTCAGTGGAGACGGGGCACTTGGATGGCGTCTTCATGCACAAGCGTGCCCAGCGGTTAAAATTTCTTTGTGAACGTAATGATAAG GTGTTTTTTGCCTCTGTTCGTTCTGGTGGCAGTAGTCAGGTCTACTTCATGACTCTAAATCGCAGCTGTATCATGAACTGGTGA